GCTGGAGACCCTGGGAAAGCCCGAGGGCTTCGTGGAGCGGCAGGTGAAGGGGTGGGCAGAGCGCTGGGAGCGGGCCAAAGACCGCGAGGTCCCGACCATCAACGACCTCGCCCGGTGGCTGGCAGAGCGGATCCCCTCGCCGACCGGCGCCACGCTGGTCCACGGCGATCTGAAGCTAGACAACACGATGCTGGACCGGGCAGATCCCGGGCACGTGGTGGCGGTCTTCGACTGGGAGATGTGCACGACCGGTGATCCGCTCGTAGACCTGGGCACGCTCCTCTGCTACTGGGCCGAGGCCGGCGACCCCTATCCGCGGCGCGAGTCGGTGGTTCAGCTCACGGCCCTGCCCGGGTTCTACACCCGGGAGCAGATCGTGAAGCGCTACGCGGAGAAGACTGGACGGGACCTCTCCAAGATCGCCTTCTACGAGATCTTCGCCCTCTACAAGACCGCGGTGGTGGTGCAGCAGATCTACATCCGCTGGAAGCGCGGCCAGACCCAGGACCTGCGCTTCGCCGGCTTCGGTCCCCGGGTCGAGGTGCTCGCCGACGCCGCCCTCGCCCT
The Candidatus Rokuibacteriota bacterium DNA segment above includes these coding regions:
- a CDS encoding phosphotransferase family protein, with product MSSSKDTAPIRPDERFDVAPLDTYLRGRLPDAKGELELEQFPGGHSNLTYLLRYGDAEYVMRRPPLGPVAPKAHDMGREFRALSGLWRVFPPAPRPYLLCEDPSVIGAPFYVMERRRGIVIRREWPPELGTEPETRRKISEALVDVMAALHAVDYLAAGLETLGKPEGFVERQVKGWAERWERAKDREVPTINDLARWLAERIPSPTGATLVHGDLKLDNTMLDRADPGHVVAVFDWEMCTTGDPLVDLGTLLCYWAEAGDPYPRRESVVQLTALPGFYTREQIVKRYAEKTGRDLSKIAFYEIFALYKTAVVVQQIYIRWKRGQTQDLRFAGFGPRVEVLADAALALADKSGL